In Nymphalis io chromosome 13, ilAglIoxx1.1, whole genome shotgun sequence, the genomic stretch tttttaaaatatcgaaaCTTAAGCTATCTAGtgggtttttatatttttttgaatctaATACGATACTTATTCTTCTcaccaagtattttttttaagttattactaAACCATACAGGATAACGAAACGACCGTGGTTTTGTCGTGGGGGTTTCTTCATTGATTATTTAACGGAGGATTCTGTAGAAAGTTGTTCAACATTACTAAGCACAAGATCAAGAATACTCCCTCTGGGGTTTAGAACTTCATTATATTGTTGAAAGTTGTTAAGCATGAAATTCAACAGCTCATTTGCCAATGGGTTTAATTTAGATATCTCCGCATGATTGTCAATTTTACACCAAAGTATGCAATTCAAATTAAAGTCGCCAACAATAATGACATTACTGCCTTTTTCCAAAATCTCGTTAAAGTTATCTATAAAGTGTTTTAGTATATGGGCTTGTTACTGGTGGAGGAAGGTAAACacagaaaatatacaatttatccTGTAGGTTGTCTGATGTTTTAATGACTAAACTAATCCAGATGTCTTCGCAATCACTATCAAGTTCGCACAAGCGTCTAGAGATAAGTTTATTCGATACTGCCAACAATACTCCACCGCCAACCTTATTATTAGAGAAATTACAAGTTTCGCGGTCACGCCTATaaacaacatataatatataacatatataacatcAAATAGCTCGCTGCTAAAGACCGAAGACTTTAAGCCATGTTTCAGTCAGATATACTATATCATAGTTACTATtaatcattttcaaataaatatctgTTGTTTTAGTATTTAAGCTTCTTACGTTCTGATAATATATGTTTACTGAATCGaacttaacattataaaaatcacCAACTATAGCTATATAATTTTTggagttaatatatatatatatgaaaagtaaaaacaattaatttgcaGTTATACAACAGATTAAGTAAGTTTACTGAGAGCATCTAGGTCACGAATATAAACATAAGAAGAAGTTTCATTCTTACGCACAAATATATTTCCGTTTCGTACCCACACATATCTGTACTTAAGATCCTTACTTCTCTTTCTGGATGCCGCATGAAGTTCCTTTTGTTCAGAGGTAAGATGTTCCGTAACATAGATATGTATTGATTTCGTTCCTCCAATGCCAAGGTCTCGAGTTTGAAGTTTTTTATCGGGgtgatttttattacatttcataaCTGCTGCGAGAAGAGTGTCACGTATTCAGGGACTACTAAATTTAACCAGGATAGATCGCGGGCAGGGGTTATCGGAGTTCATTTTTGCTATACGAGAACAATAGTGAATATCATATGCGTTCAGTGGGCATTCTACGGTTTGACCAAGTTGTTcgattatctttaaaatatgttCTGATTTTGATTCAGGAACACActgtatttctatattatttgcACGTGTCAACTGATCAATCTTATTAATCTTCTCCGTTAGATTGCGAATGTTTGAACGAAGAATTACATCCTCTgctgaaattttattaatgtccCCGAATTTCGTGGCACATTCCAGTTGaagattttcaaatttttaattgaaaaaagacATGACATCCTGGCAAAATCTTAATTCTAGTCTTATTTCATAAAGTTcatctttaatattttgtatcatacGAAGAGGTTCAACAATATTGGTCTCAGCGTAACTCGTTATGGCTTTTGTTACTTCTTGTCGAATCAAACTACGTAAATttatatcatcataaaattGAGGTCTCTCATGAATGGTACCAGGTTTCCGTTGGCTAGTACGTTGAGAAACGTAATCGAGAGTAGTCTCAGTTGCTTGAATATCTTCCGCGTACGAGTGAGATGCAACAATGTAATGTCATACTAGTGTATTGGTGTTATCGGATTTGGGTTGCTTATTACGACAAGGCGGACATTTCTAGCTGTTTTTTTGGTCTTTAGATAAGATAGTGTAACGTTTCCGAGAAACATTCGCAAAGAGTAGGTCATAGTTTGACGTACATTGATGGCATTTTAAGTAATCTTTGTTAATTATCTTAGTATTACCGCCGGCACAATTAGTAggcattataaaattatagctaTATACAAAATAGTGATAAGATTAGACGCGGTAAGCAGTGTTTAAAATTAAGCATGTGCAACGATTGTATCTATTGATAAGACGAAGCAATTTACGACAAGCAAGAccgaaattataaaacaatgcgTACAGGTACCGGCAAGCGGGTCAGCGAGGTCAATGACCGGCCGCAATACTTCTGCGACTGTTAGAAATAACGTTGAATgttcatatttattgtaaatccCATTTTTGCAATGAGATATGTTCACAGATATTgtagacgtttttttttttatgctggaaaaactcattacgcgtttcccccacgggaacagtgggggggtatgtggggctcgccgatgtccgaggcgccgagtggcCCCGatcaacggaatacccactaaaaaaccagcggtacccttaccatcataacgaggagcgccacgggatcgcttgcgcatgctaccgcgacgctctgacgggagGGATTgtctagggggattaccagggtactgagaaccccctagtcccggcgacgcctattgcgccGGAAAgagaaggtgcgcataacgcctcattcttctccccagtcttcttcgacggagcaggtttgcagcggcgtcctcttcccgctcccgctccgcggcctccttctgcgacactacattttcacagaaggagaccatttccgaccagcactcatcgcttccgagcatcgcgttgatgatgctcggcaaggagaggtctccgccgacaattgccgccagagaaagcctctgaggcccccacgcggcacactccgtcagggtgtgttgcgccgtgtcgattggcgcaccCACACACTCACACACTCACACTCACAcgcacactcgtggcaggaaggtgacatttcccgccatCCTATCTTAtacaggtacttaccgaagcagccgtgtccggtaagtacctgcgtcaacctaaacgagagcgtgcctcatTTTCTttttacccagcgactcaagtggggacgtaccgcctccactgtcgccaggcccacTGTGGGGGACCCCAGATCTTCCTCctatcgggctatcagggcttgctgggctagagccctgatccgcccgacatccGCCGCCCCGGACGGTCGCCGCGATCTCTtgcctcggcccggaagcggtacacctctacgagcacctccgcctggagttacCAGGGCGGATCGTccgcgaggagcgtcgccgctgtccaagacaccgtacaATACCCTCTATtcgctcttaccgctatgaccctctgcggcctccgcagaaggGCCCGTTTGTGAGCATCGAtccatatcggggcaccgtacagtgccatcgaccaCACTACCCCGGCATAGAGGCGccgacatagcgatcccggtcctcctacgttgggtaggaggtgacccaaggcggcagctgtgttgatgagcttcgggccaagttacACCAAGTGCTGTCTGaagctccatcgcccgtccaggatcaagcccagatacttcatctgggcctgcaccttgatcaccgtccCGTGGACGGTGATACTCGCCCCCCGAGGGGGGCCTCTCCGTGAACCGTGGAAAaggagagcctccgttttggatatggagactctcaggcccagcatttccattcggtccacggtcaaagttgttccaacttcggccaggcgggccgcctcccCAAAGTCCCGCCAGATATTGTAGACGTTTGATAAACACTTTCTTCACCACTTATCCTACACGAAGTTAATAACTGTCTTTAattacactttttattttatatctaaaacaattattatttacggAGCTTTGAAAAACCTATGCTTAGTGCGCGCGCGATGACGATGGAACTCTTTTATTTCTATCTGTATCTCTAAGAAGAATTTTGTCTTCATCTCTATACTCTAAACTATTTCAACTTCATAAGAAttcttatcatatttaatatatataatatatataatatagtattattgttatttattatcagaTATAGTCGGAGAACCTAATAGAGAGAATAGGCATTGCACTTTGTTATATACAaccaattaaataacttaaaaaccaATCATAATGACCTATCCGTCCATACCTgtgctaaattaaaatttaagtacatTTTCCGAAATAAATAGTCCAAATTGTAGTGTAATCggatttatttgaatgaatgaaaataaatactgtATTCATGTCGAAACGGATTATTACTGAGTGTCAAATAATTTGACTCAAAGTGATTGAGAAGTGGGCGACCGTCAGATAGAAGTTGATGTACTGCTATGCTATCTAACCAGGAAACTATTAAGCTGATTAcactgaaaataaatacatgattTCTCCCAAATCTCTGTCACGATACAGTCGTGTCGTCAGTCATTTTTtgttcaataaaacaaaatctacGAAAAGCACACAGAgttgacaaataaaaattgtatatacataataaagttGAAATCGTTTAATCGGTCTAGCCCTTTCATGGCCGATTACTATCGGAGAAGACACATAAAAACATACGCTTCAAACGAATAACGTAAAGGACTTGTTTAAGTTGGTTAAGGAGGAAGATTTCTTTGTtcgttttgtatatatatttctaagtgATTCATTCGATTAAGTTGAAAACTGTACGGTTGTCATCGACAATGCATGGATATTTATTTCTAGCATGGTATTTGGCAATATATATGAGACGTTCGACGTTAGAGCATCGAGAGGTAGTTTGATAAATTTGttatgaattaaatagttttgattaaagtttaattataattagtgcttaaaatattttattgcgatTGTAACTGGCGGCTGTAACTCATTTTTGActtgccggttggcgtggttggtagatacttgcctttacgCCGAGGGGTtctattcccacccaggacagatatttgtgtgcatgaacatgtctgtttgtcctgagtctgggtgtaattatctatgtaattatgtatttacaaaaaataaaagtagtgtatgtagtatatcagttgtctggtttccttagtacaagctctgcttagtttgggatcagatggccgtgtgtgaataatgtcccaggatattattattattattatttataataattaatatttccgtTACATCGGTAACGATGACTACAATCATTTCACATCTATTCTGGTACATTCAAGTGCTGGGGAAATCTCTTGTTTTTCTATCCATGTGTGTAGAGTATGAATGCATGAacgaattaaatgtatttatttgttgtacgtcagattatgttaaaaaatttcaataaaaatttaattaaagaataagaaaaGAATAccataacaatacaaattaagcttaaaagttaatttaaacttaaagaATAACacagtaataaaacaaaaatttaaaggGCATGAAGCAAAAAATTAATCTACCACTCAGCTCGATATCAATGTTGACggtatgagtttttttttattgaactgcAAGCTTAATTTTGACATTCTTGTCTAAAAGACAATGATAAGGTCTAGGTTGGTGCGCGCTTGACTAAAATATGCCTATTGACTTTCATTTTGAagtgtaaatgtaaatttacttCTAGTggaaacttttatttaacatttaggTAAAGCAGTATTGGTAATTATGGAAAAACGTCGTTTTATCAActtataataagtttaatttactaaatatatataatttatattacagggTTTAAATGAAGCCAACCTCACCAGagctcaccctttaaaccagaacacaataagtATTACTgtatggcggtagaatatgtgatgggtacttacccagacggatACAAAGCCACCACCAAGTTTGTAAAAGTGAAGGCCAAAGAGCGTCTGATTTTAGTAAAACactttagataaaatatttcaatagaaaCTGTATGATACATACacacaataaaatatcttttcatCTTATTCAACTTGCAATGTCAAAAGATACCGTTTCTGGAAATTTTGGTCCGAAAAAACCGAACACAATTTTTCTTTAGATAACATCTTATcgattgctttatttatttttaatagtttcaatcattttgattaaataaaacggaaatcattataaaaatcagTTCGTTTAATTACAATGACATAAAAACCCTAAGTCATGATAATTTGACAATATCGGTACGGATTTGTTAATGATATCAGACAGAGAACACTGTAAAAAGTGTTCAGCTATCtttgtctatatatttttcttacctACTTGGAGAAACATGTAGTCAAGTAGGTAACAAATTGACTATTAAAATGTCGTAAATTGTAAAACGACAGTGAACAGTGACATAATCTGAATAggcaatctatatatatttgttaagtcTGCGCTTGCGTCTGCACCTGCGTCTTCATCAGcgccttttttattatatagaaaggcggagaaatattaaccactcttTACGTTGCTAATGATTATTAGTAAGctcaggaactaagatgttatgcccatCGTGTCTGTAGCTACACTGGcccactcgcccttcaaaccggaatacatcAATacttattgctatttggcggtagaatatctaaggAGTacatctacccagacgagcttctacaaggccctaccaccaaactAAACCTACGTGTTCGCTTGTGCCTGCATCTATGTCGGTGTCTATATCTTTGATTGCATAAAACCGAAATGTTTGGTGTTCAAACGTGCTATATAAATACTAGACACttgtataagttaaataattcttatgttagACTGTTAGTTTATTGATataagcttaaattaaataataaatggtaaATAGTCATTTTCTTAccatgattaatattataaatgcgcaaGTTACTTTATCTGTCTGgttattacgctttcacagccgattatgatgaaatatgatatcaagcaagcttataaaaataaataagcagacATATGTAAATGAAGACGAAACCCCATGACACGGCTAGTTCATCTAGACAGTGCTGtttgcataaaattataaaaatatatattttactataacatAAGTGAATGATGTGAGCAATTTTGGATTTTCCATTTTTTATCTTAAGATAGAGatcttaacataaaatattatattatcttccgTGTATGACGATTAAGAGTACAAATAACGTATATAGATTGATCATACATTAAACGgtcatgaaaataaaataatattaagacatTAAGAGGGTAAAAGTATCACGTCTTATAAAACGACAaataccaaaattatatttttcagaaatttcgtcaacatttttgtattaatttacttaaagtaGGCAGGCAGACTGGCTAAGTGGTCACGttttggtaagtggtcagcactGCCCATACATTGgtcctgtaagaaatattctcATTCTGAacgttcactggtggtagagctttgtgcaagctcgtctgggtaggtaccacccactcatcagatgttctaccgcaaaacagcagtacttggtattgttgtgttccggtttgaagggtgagtgagccagtgtaattacaggcacaagggacataacatcttagttcccaaggttggtggcgcattgttgatgtaagcgatgattaacatttcttacaacgccattgtctatgggcgttggtgaccacttcccatcaggtggcccatatgctcgtccgccttcttattctataaaaaaacgttcaaactggaacacaaaagtactaaattacaattttcaaaataataaagaaattgacATGAGGCGATCATTCGCAAGGTGTGCTTTcactattaattaattgtataataataacctaATGCAGGGaaagctttttattatatttatttgcaacAGTTCGTAACCATctttattattgtgttaaaatGTTGTGTAGTTTTGAGCTATTGCTTAATATGCCGAAGATAATCGCAGGGAAAGTTGCCGCACCAGATACCTTTGAAGTAAGAAAAAgaagtacaataaaataatcgttGACAAACCAATCTTGAACCATTTTGAAGCCATTATGATTCAAATATCAGGTGTGAATAAAGCTAATTCATCATTAAAACTAGAAGAGGTAAACCTTAGTAGTGCTTTGTTCACCAAAAAAGCGAAGTCGGCCATAACGAGTGAGATTTtttttgagtttctttctttATCTAGTtgtaaagcaataaaaaattatttaatgtaaaaaagggCACGGACTTAAGCTCTACCGagattcaataaaaacatatgaaaaaaacatacatattaaataaattaaataatatttactctgTAAGAAATTACTCTGCGCACTTGAAAATTATTCGATAAAACCCGTGATAAACTTCAGTCTGAACAGCTACTTGAAATCAATAACTATtagagaaattttattaaatgcctCATTTACTTTTAGATGTTGCCATAAacatgttactttactttaataaattatttcaaatgtattgCAAGTAAAGGTAAACATAACGGTATTAGTGACCAAAAtaacttgtatttatttaaataaatatatttaaaaaaaaccatggaaattaaagaaaattataaaaatatcccgAAAAAATGCAGTTTCGAAGACGCGCTTAATATAACAGGTAAGTTTTACTTATTCTAAaatgtatactttatataatatcaataatcatATCAGTTTATTCAGATGGTACATAAGGGCTATAACATCTTTGATGCCATGCTTCGCGACATAATGATGTTGTTACGGTGTAAatggtttattatatttcttgcaGATCAAGTGACCCAAATTGTACGCTTTCTCTACTAAGATTTCTATATAAATGATccaagattattatttatgtatatcaaaAGGTCTTTACTTAAGTTAAtaacgattaaataaaattgtacattaTTGATGAAAAATCAGCcgatttttatcgtttttttttcgaactaGGTACTTTCGAACCGTTggtagcttaaaaataaaattaaccttTTTAACGAAATCAAAAATGCTTTGAAGAAACTTCACACTAGCACTTTGTTAACGCGCTACTCAAATGAGACAGCGCTGATTAATAATGTTCCTGTAAGAGCtcatttgaatattaaacaaatatctcTGCAGGTTTTGGAAAATACAACTTTACTCTATTGCTGGTATGCTGCCTACTGATCTTAGCCATGTACATTGACATATTCGGGTTCTCCGTGGTGCTGCCCAGTGTTGCGTGTGACATGGAGCTCACGACTTCCGAACAGGGCCTGCTTTCTGCTGTGCCTTtaattggtaaatttttactattgacagtaatggcctagtggttggacGTGATCCGGATTGTTGGTTTAAAGCTGCCTAGCGCCACTGACTTATGATGTTAGCTtaatttttctgtataatttgtataataattcatcAGAATAATAATGCTAACATATGTGTAAGCACCGCAAAaaaccgcattgaagcagcgttaTGATAAAGGCTTGACCCAGCGAGACACCAAGAAGCTAtttctttagtttttttaagtaaaagtatGCTGTTCTATTTgtcatgtaaataaatttttagtatGAGAACTTCAACACATTTTCATTGATTTTAACtgattaaatatacaaaatagctTACGAAACTTACGATCACGAATCCCCAATATCTTCATATGTACAGTTGAATATAATAAGGTTACAACAAGATCACAGCCACTCAACGCTCTATTTCTCTTGCTAATTGCTTACGCATAATGTAGGTCATAAACTCCCCTAGCCCATATTTTCAATTAGACGACCAAGATACCAGAATAATCCCTTTGAAAATGTTACATGCCAATGAACACATAAAAAGTCCAGTTTCTAAACTATGTTAAAagattttaagtaaatactGGGGACCAATTCAGCTAACAAATTGTCAATTTATTGCAATCGCatcgaaatttaattattgtagtttaaacgttttcctattctactaaAACAAAGATCCAGTTGAATTTCGGTCGAAGCTGGATCCGAATAGTAGCAGCGACGTATATATTATCCTAACTtacctttataaaataatagaattgtCCTGTAATGCACTCGAATGTCTAGGTGTAATGGTATCATCGTACGCATGGGGTCTCGGCGCTGACACTATTGGCCGACGTACAACATTACTTATAGCTATGCCGATTGGAATGCTCCTCAACTTGGCTGCTAGTATAGCTCCAAACTATATATCTTTGGCTATACTCAAGTTTTTCTCAGCTGGTTTGTAAGTACTACTTGAATAATAAAGCAAGGCATTAGTTGTCTTCAGTGTGCTGTTCAAACTAATCCATATCAAGTGGAATAACTACTCCGCAATATTTATCAGTACCATAGTTGTTTGTATAGTAGGATATTCCagaaaaagataaacaaatattaggTGCACGTATTTCACATGATTTACAAATAGCTCtactatattatgcactacaaactaCCAATGATGAAATTGTGCCAAATGTGTATCCAAAAACCCGCATTGAAATACGCTTCAAACTGTCTCCATTTAATAATAGGCATTTAACTCACAACGTATTTAATGACAACTATTCCAGAAGTAACGCactttaaaatagaatataactgCCAATTTATTTAGTGAtagcatatttatttgtactttttcACGTTTATATTTCAGTACGTCTTCAGCCAATGCTGCTGCGTTTGTTTTGCTGGGGGAAAGTATTCCAGCTCGATACAGAGGTCGATTCATGTTCTTAATGGCGAGTGCCACCATGTATGTGCAATTTGTTATATGTGGTAAGCTATTTTCATATGTCCAAAGTTTGAATGATATGACACGTTTTACTAAAtgagtttcaataaaaaaaaattaaatacaggcATGAGACATATAATGATGGTAATGTCCTCCTGATAGGTTTTGGTCTCGCTGCCTTGGCCTGCACAGGGGAATATTACGGTGTCAAGTAGCTATCACTAGCACATTCGCATAAACTACACCCATTCCTTCATAagacgatgggacggcaatttgaCACAGCCGGAGAGACTCAGATGCATAACTGacagctttacgtactttcgAGGCATTGGAGCGTTGCCAAAACCAAGTTaaaacttcaatttttttaatggtttGACCCCTGAATTGGGCTTAAACCAAAGACCTCGAAATCTGCACTAGATCAACAAGTCgttgtaaaatataacatacatgtCAGATAATTTATCTCATTTCCTTATAACTTGACACTTCGTAAACTGAAAATTTTACTACACgtagaaaaaaaattgcttattttatttttctagttaTCGCTCTACCCATAACACAGACTTCGTTCATGATTGATGTATCTTGGTTATCAATGACCTACCGACCTTGGAGAATGCTACTGCAAGTCATCAGCTTGCCGGGCATCATTGGAGTTGTTGGAATTATATTTCTTCAGGAAAGTCCGAAATTTTTACTTAGTAAAGGAAAGGAAGAAGCAGCTATTgatgctttaaaaaatatatttagatggAATAAAGGATTAAACAAAGAGAGTTTCCCAGTaagttttaaagtataattaattatattactttgcatattcttatatgtttaatataataataataagccgagataataattaataagtcgagatggcctagtggtaagaacgcgtgaatcttaaccgatgattgtgggttcaaacccgggcaagcactactgaattttcatgtgcttaatttgtgattataattcatctcgtgcttgacggtgaaggaaaacatcgtgaggaaacctgcatgtgtctaatttcactgaaattctaccacatgtgtattccaccaacccgcattggagcagcgtggtggaataagctccaaaccttctcctcaaaaagaggtgcggaggcctttagcccagcagtgggacattcacaggctgttacggtatatgtttaataattatttaaattttgtgatTCGAAATCCGATAAATGAGCTGTATTCACTACATGAGTAAttcaaacttaataataatgcacctaaattaatattctattgtaacgtcaatttaaattaaattttaaatattaaatttaaacgaggcgtgaagaggcatcttgcgggccggcaaggcggggacggctagtacagaacattcttcccgactgtactggccgtcgtcgcgattggactctactaccacttaccatcaggtggagtagagtcatttgccatcccggcgcatataaaaaaaaaataataatttaacctacttctaattaattaacaaaagatCAATTTCTAGATAAGATcttgttattgttaattttataatatctctatttattattaaggacGTCGACTAAATTTTGGAATATCTGTTCTTCGACAGTTGTCTTCGACTCttgatttaataatgtatattcagTTGTACTAGTTATTGGTGTTGACAAACTATATACTTCATATTATGATTTTAGGTCAAATCAATTTTCCTAGAAGAATTTGAGACACCAAATAATGCAAATGCGTCATTTCTGCGTAAAATGTGGAATCAAACGGCGCCACTTTTTAAGCCACCTCTTCTTAAAAACTCTCTGAAACTATACTACATTCTACTTTGTGCTTATATGACGTAagtactaatatttattgtaatattttaaatatataagtaattaactCCTAAACTCcagaattaaaatacaaaaatatatacaatactatataacaaatatatactaCTGAATTCCTTCAGCCGTTTCTTCTCAggtatttcttttccgaaccggtagtagtttctaatttgacaatcgataagtaagtgtaatgtttctagtattactttacatttaataaagtaCTTTGATATGATGTTATAACAATATGTGGAATAATcggatttaatttattattaattaatatcaataataattgtttatataattttaagctagctacttattatttatgataatataatattatcttatataaacaGTACAATGCCCAAAATATTCAGTCACGATTACGTATAATACAGATGCACGTAAAAGATTaatcggtttcaaattttgaagttTTTAGTGATAAAATATGTCTGGAAATAATCGGACGCCGTTAATCTATCAACGTAATATCAGTTACATCTTTAACCATGATgacaatttcaaattattcttgataatatatatatatatatatattatcatttaatttgttaattccCTCCTATTGTCTATAtgtcaaaacaaatttatagtaTGTTCTATTCCATGACAAAATGAATTACAaaccag encodes the following:
- the LOC126773014 gene encoding uncharacterized protein LOC126773014, which codes for MEIKENYKNIPKKCSFEDALNITGFGKYNFTLLLVCCLLILAMYIDIFGFSVVLPSVACDMELTTSEQGLLSAVPLIGVMVSSYAWGLGADTIGRRTTLLIAMPIGMLLNLAASIAPNYISLAILKFFSAGFTSSANAAAFVLLGESIPARYRGRFMFLMASATMYVQFVICVIALPITQTSFMIDVSWLSMTYRPWRMLLQVISLPGIIGVVGIIFLQESPKFLLSKGKEEAAIDALKNIFRWNKGLNKESFPVKSIFLEEFETPNNANASFLRKMWNQTAPLFKPPLLKNSLKLYYILLCAYMTSTGYTMWVPTVTNAFFNGEDSEGKTFCEVASTAATSSNTTTTTDCDNVIKPMTLYAVMCYSGISGSLNIVLTFVVGPLGKKRTTILVFSVAIICGFVLLFIKIPIMSIVLFYFFLYVALILGNVNTYIVELNPTYLRGMATCLSVVVARGFGFISVQLIASLLANYCTPMISGYIALIVSGLVVSFFLPPDKSSKEDMIENNKSLNKKINIERTEL